A genomic stretch from Meriones unguiculatus strain TT.TT164.6M chromosome 15, Bangor_MerUng_6.1, whole genome shotgun sequence includes:
- the Gpc1 gene encoding glypican-1 isoform X3, protein MEENLANQSRVELETALHDSSRALQATLATQLRGIDDQFQRLLNDSERTLQDAFPGAFGDLYTQNTRAFRDLYAELRLYYRGANLHLEETLAEFWARLLERLFKQLHPQLLLPDDYLDCLGKQAEALRPFGDAPRELRLRATRAFVAARSFVQGLGVASDVVRKVAQVPLAPECSRAIMKLVYCAHCRGVPGARPCPDYCRNVLKGCLANQADLDAEWRNLLDSMVLITDKFWGPSGAENVIGSVHMWLAEAINALQDNKDTLTAKVIQGCGNPKVNPHGSGPEEKRRRGKLALQEKTPTGTLEKLVSEAKAQLRDIQDFWISLPGTLCSEKMAMSSASDDRCWNGMSKGRYLPEVMGDGLANQINNPEVEVDITKPDMTIRQQIMQLKIMTNRLRGAYGGNDVDFQDASDDGSGSGSGGGCPDDTCGRRVGKKSSSSRTPLTHALPGLSEQEGQKTSAASCPEPHSFFLLFLFTLVLAAARPRWR, encoded by the exons ATGGAGGAGAACCTGGCCAACCAGAGCCGAGTGGAGCTGGAGACAGCTCTCCATGACAGCAGCCGGGCCCTGCAGGCCACACTGGCCACTCAGCTGCGTGGCATTGATG ACCAGTTCCAGCGCCTGCTGAATGACTCAGAGCGCACCCTGCAGGATGCCTTCCCCGGGGCCTTTGGGGACCTGTACACGCAGAACACGCGGGCCTTCCGGGACCTGTATGCTGAGCTGCGCCTCTACTACCGCGGCGCCAACCTGCACCTGGAGGAGACGCTGGCGGAGTTCTGGGCGCGCCTGCTGGAGCGCCTCTTCAAGCAGCTGCACCCCCAGCTGCTGCTGCCTGACGACTACCTGGACTGCCTGGGCAAGCAGGCGGAGGCACTGCGGCCCTTTGGGGACGCCCCACGGGAACTGCGCCTGCGGGCCACCCGTGCTTTCGTGGCAGCACGCTCCTTCGTGCAGGGTCTGGGTGTGGCCAGCGATGTAGTCCGGAAGGTGGCTCAG GTACCTCTGGCCCCAGAATGTTCTCGGGCCATCATGAAGTTGGTCTACTGTGCCCACTGCCGGGGAGTCCCTGGGGCCCGGCCCTGCCCCGACTATTGTCGAAATGTGCTCAAAGGCTGCCTTGCcaaccaggctgacctggatgCTGAGTGGAGGAACCTCCTGG ACTCCATGGTGCTCATCACTGACAAGTTCTGGGGCCCGTCGGGTGCGGAGAATGTTATTGGCAGTGTGCACATGTGGCTGGCGGAGGCCATCAACGCCCTCCAGGACAACAAGGACACGCTCACAGCCAAG GTCATCCAGGGCTGTGGAAACCCCAAAGTCAATCCCCATGGATCTGGGCCTGAGGAGAAGCGTCGCCGTGGAAAACTGGCACTGCAAGAGAAGACCCCCACAGGTACTCTGGAGAAGCTG GTCTCGGAGGCCAAGGCCCAGCTCCGAGACATTCAGGACTTCTGGATCAGCCTCCCAGGGACACTGTGCAGTGAGAAGATGGCCATGAGCTCTGCCAGTGATGACCGCTGCTGGAATGGAATGTCCAAGGGCCG GTACCTACCTGAGGTGATGGGTGACGGACTGGCCAACCAGATCAACAACCCTGAAGTGGAAGTGGACATCACCAAGCCTGACATGACCATCCGGCAGCAAATCATGCAGCTCAAGATCATGACCAACCGTTTACGAGGCGCCTATGGTGGCAACGATGTGGACTTCCAGGATGCCA GTGATGATGGCAGTGGCTCGGGCAGTGGTGGTGGATGCCCAGACGACACCTGTGGCCGGAGGGTTGGCAAGAAGAGCTCCAGCTCCCGGACCCCCTTGACCCATGCCCTCCCTGGCCTGTCAGAGCAGGAGGGGCAGAAGACCTCAGCCGCCAGCTGCCCAGAGCCCCACAGCTTCTTCTTGCTCTTCCTCTTCACCTTGGTCCTTGCAGCAGCCAGGCCCAGGTGGCGGTAA
- the Gpc1 gene encoding glypican-1 isoform X2 — protein MEALLGEHLRICHQGYTCCTSEMEENLANQSRVELETALHDSSRALQATLATQLRGIDDQFQRLLNDSERTLQDAFPGAFGDLYTQNTRAFRDLYAELRLYYRGANLHLEETLAEFWARLLERLFKQLHPQLLLPDDYLDCLGKQAEALRPFGDAPRELRLRATRAFVAARSFVQGLGVASDVVRKVAQVPLAPECSRAIMKLVYCAHCRGVPGARPCPDYCRNVLKGCLANQADLDAEWRNLLDSMVLITDKFWGPSGAENVIGSVHMWLAEAINALQDNKDTLTAKVIQGCGNPKVNPHGSGPEEKRRRGKLALQEKTPTGTLEKLVSEAKAQLRDIQDFWISLPGTLCSEKMAMSSASDDRCWNGMSKGRYLPEVMGDGLANQINNPEVEVDITKPDMTIRQQIMQLKIMTNRLRGAYGGNDVDFQDASDDGSGSGSGGGCPDDTCGRRVGKKSSSSRTPLTHALPGLSEQEGQKTSAASCPEPHSFFLLFLFTLVLAAARPRWR, from the exons ATGGAGGCTCTTCTTG GTGAGCATCTGCGCATCTGCCACCAGGGCTACACCTGCTGCACCAGTGAGATGGAGGAGAACCTGGCCAACCAGAGCCGAGTGGAGCTGGAGACAGCTCTCCATGACAGCAGCCGGGCCCTGCAGGCCACACTGGCCACTCAGCTGCGTGGCATTGATG ACCAGTTCCAGCGCCTGCTGAATGACTCAGAGCGCACCCTGCAGGATGCCTTCCCCGGGGCCTTTGGGGACCTGTACACGCAGAACACGCGGGCCTTCCGGGACCTGTATGCTGAGCTGCGCCTCTACTACCGCGGCGCCAACCTGCACCTGGAGGAGACGCTGGCGGAGTTCTGGGCGCGCCTGCTGGAGCGCCTCTTCAAGCAGCTGCACCCCCAGCTGCTGCTGCCTGACGACTACCTGGACTGCCTGGGCAAGCAGGCGGAGGCACTGCGGCCCTTTGGGGACGCCCCACGGGAACTGCGCCTGCGGGCCACCCGTGCTTTCGTGGCAGCACGCTCCTTCGTGCAGGGTCTGGGTGTGGCCAGCGATGTAGTCCGGAAGGTGGCTCAG GTACCTCTGGCCCCAGAATGTTCTCGGGCCATCATGAAGTTGGTCTACTGTGCCCACTGCCGGGGAGTCCCTGGGGCCCGGCCCTGCCCCGACTATTGTCGAAATGTGCTCAAAGGCTGCCTTGCcaaccaggctgacctggatgCTGAGTGGAGGAACCTCCTGG ACTCCATGGTGCTCATCACTGACAAGTTCTGGGGCCCGTCGGGTGCGGAGAATGTTATTGGCAGTGTGCACATGTGGCTGGCGGAGGCCATCAACGCCCTCCAGGACAACAAGGACACGCTCACAGCCAAG GTCATCCAGGGCTGTGGAAACCCCAAAGTCAATCCCCATGGATCTGGGCCTGAGGAGAAGCGTCGCCGTGGAAAACTGGCACTGCAAGAGAAGACCCCCACAGGTACTCTGGAGAAGCTG GTCTCGGAGGCCAAGGCCCAGCTCCGAGACATTCAGGACTTCTGGATCAGCCTCCCAGGGACACTGTGCAGTGAGAAGATGGCCATGAGCTCTGCCAGTGATGACCGCTGCTGGAATGGAATGTCCAAGGGCCG GTACCTACCTGAGGTGATGGGTGACGGACTGGCCAACCAGATCAACAACCCTGAAGTGGAAGTGGACATCACCAAGCCTGACATGACCATCCGGCAGCAAATCATGCAGCTCAAGATCATGACCAACCGTTTACGAGGCGCCTATGGTGGCAACGATGTGGACTTCCAGGATGCCA GTGATGATGGCAGTGGCTCGGGCAGTGGTGGTGGATGCCCAGACGACACCTGTGGCCGGAGGGTTGGCAAGAAGAGCTCCAGCTCCCGGACCCCCTTGACCCATGCCCTCCCTGGCCTGTCAGAGCAGGAGGGGCAGAAGACCTCAGCCGCCAGCTGCCCAGAGCCCCACAGCTTCTTCTTGCTCTTCCTCTTCACCTTGGTCCTTGCAGCAGCCAGGCCCAGGTGGCGGTAA
- the Gpc1 gene encoding glypican-1 isoform X1 produces MELRARGWGLLCAAAALFACARGDPASKSRSCSEVRQIYGAKGFSLSDVPQAEISGEHLRICHQGYTCCTSEMEENLANQSRVELETALHDSSRALQATLATQLRGIDDQFQRLLNDSERTLQDAFPGAFGDLYTQNTRAFRDLYAELRLYYRGANLHLEETLAEFWARLLERLFKQLHPQLLLPDDYLDCLGKQAEALRPFGDAPRELRLRATRAFVAARSFVQGLGVASDVVRKVAQVPLAPECSRAIMKLVYCAHCRGVPGARPCPDYCRNVLKGCLANQADLDAEWRNLLDSMVLITDKFWGPSGAENVIGSVHMWLAEAINALQDNKDTLTAKVIQGCGNPKVNPHGSGPEEKRRRGKLALQEKTPTGTLEKLVSEAKAQLRDIQDFWISLPGTLCSEKMAMSSASDDRCWNGMSKGRYLPEVMGDGLANQINNPEVEVDITKPDMTIRQQIMQLKIMTNRLRGAYGGNDVDFQDASDDGSGSGSGGGCPDDTCGRRVGKKSSSSRTPLTHALPGLSEQEGQKTSAASCPEPHSFFLLFLFTLVLAAARPRWR; encoded by the exons GTGAGCATCTGCGCATCTGCCACCAGGGCTACACCTGCTGCACCAGTGAGATGGAGGAGAACCTGGCCAACCAGAGCCGAGTGGAGCTGGAGACAGCTCTCCATGACAGCAGCCGGGCCCTGCAGGCCACACTGGCCACTCAGCTGCGTGGCATTGATG ACCAGTTCCAGCGCCTGCTGAATGACTCAGAGCGCACCCTGCAGGATGCCTTCCCCGGGGCCTTTGGGGACCTGTACACGCAGAACACGCGGGCCTTCCGGGACCTGTATGCTGAGCTGCGCCTCTACTACCGCGGCGCCAACCTGCACCTGGAGGAGACGCTGGCGGAGTTCTGGGCGCGCCTGCTGGAGCGCCTCTTCAAGCAGCTGCACCCCCAGCTGCTGCTGCCTGACGACTACCTGGACTGCCTGGGCAAGCAGGCGGAGGCACTGCGGCCCTTTGGGGACGCCCCACGGGAACTGCGCCTGCGGGCCACCCGTGCTTTCGTGGCAGCACGCTCCTTCGTGCAGGGTCTGGGTGTGGCCAGCGATGTAGTCCGGAAGGTGGCTCAG GTACCTCTGGCCCCAGAATGTTCTCGGGCCATCATGAAGTTGGTCTACTGTGCCCACTGCCGGGGAGTCCCTGGGGCCCGGCCCTGCCCCGACTATTGTCGAAATGTGCTCAAAGGCTGCCTTGCcaaccaggctgacctggatgCTGAGTGGAGGAACCTCCTGG ACTCCATGGTGCTCATCACTGACAAGTTCTGGGGCCCGTCGGGTGCGGAGAATGTTATTGGCAGTGTGCACATGTGGCTGGCGGAGGCCATCAACGCCCTCCAGGACAACAAGGACACGCTCACAGCCAAG GTCATCCAGGGCTGTGGAAACCCCAAAGTCAATCCCCATGGATCTGGGCCTGAGGAGAAGCGTCGCCGTGGAAAACTGGCACTGCAAGAGAAGACCCCCACAGGTACTCTGGAGAAGCTG GTCTCGGAGGCCAAGGCCCAGCTCCGAGACATTCAGGACTTCTGGATCAGCCTCCCAGGGACACTGTGCAGTGAGAAGATGGCCATGAGCTCTGCCAGTGATGACCGCTGCTGGAATGGAATGTCCAAGGGCCG GTACCTACCTGAGGTGATGGGTGACGGACTGGCCAACCAGATCAACAACCCTGAAGTGGAAGTGGACATCACCAAGCCTGACATGACCATCCGGCAGCAAATCATGCAGCTCAAGATCATGACCAACCGTTTACGAGGCGCCTATGGTGGCAACGATGTGGACTTCCAGGATGCCA GTGATGATGGCAGTGGCTCGGGCAGTGGTGGTGGATGCCCAGACGACACCTGTGGCCGGAGGGTTGGCAAGAAGAGCTCCAGCTCCCGGACCCCCTTGACCCATGCCCTCCCTGGCCTGTCAGAGCAGGAGGGGCAGAAGACCTCAGCCGCCAGCTGCCCAGAGCCCCACAGCTTCTTCTTGCTCTTCCTCTTCACCTTGGTCCTTGCAGCAGCCAGGCCCAGGTGGCGGTAA